From a region of the Haematobia irritans isolate KBUSLIRL chromosome 4, ASM5000362v1, whole genome shotgun sequence genome:
- the LOC142235213 gene encoding uncharacterized protein LOC142235213, which produces MIHEDDCSKEEYGSPEVESDENDESDDEDLAASDTSSDEEDEPRSKDDIIRENVLQRYEDRKGKQLFIRFPQKLPESADDLDKLASQLSPLIRKVHKPRQKHARFCLVDFDSKEDRDAAFKALRESIQNGQLEKYAVNIPRTENNEYVKELAERKVKSIENKKAKARLKKASKKALHQKIFTSTVVVLNLPKTASVMEIRQLFPNAVDIQIKSGKGKLNRDKSVASVTLPSTMEARMAVKQKVALSGNELIVKFDNHLIKKKVKLINPNTKRPSGTQEDTTGECQPQPKKAKLNEALVKPNKAIGESESIQKETKRANTTKNGRSEKRSKNVNSVKTSNKRKMS; this is translated from the coding sequence atgaTCCACGAAGATGATTGTTCCAAAGAGGAGTATGGATCTCCTGAAGTTGAAAGTGATGAAAATGACGAATCAGATGATGAAGATTTGGCCGCTAGCGATACTTCTTCTGATGAAGAGGATGAACCCAGAAGCAAGGACGATATCATAAGAGAGAATGTTCTTCAAAGATATGAGGACAGAAAGGGCAAACAACTGTTCATAAGGTTTCCACAGAAATTACCTGAGTCTGCAGACGATTTGGACAAACTTGCCAGTCAATTATCACCCTTGATAAGAAAAGTACATAAACCACGCCAAAAACATGCTCGATTTTGTTTGGTAGACTTCGATTCCAAAGAAGATCGTGATGCTGCATTCAAAGCACTTCGGGAGTCTATACAAAATGGACAGTTAGAAAAATATGCAGTAAATATTCCTAGAACTGAAAATAATGAATATGTGAAAGAATTGGCTGAACGCAAAGTGAAATCAATCGAGAATAAGAAAGCTAAAGCTCGTCTAAAAAAAGCTAGTAAGAAGGCACTCCACCAAAAGATATTTACGTCCACTGTGGTTGTACTTAATCTCCCCAAAACTGCTTCTGTTATGGAAATAAGGCAACTTTTCCCAAATGCAGTTGACATTCAAATAAAGTCGGGGAAAGGCAAGTTAAACAGGGATAAAAGTGTAGCTTCTGTCACATTACCATCGACAATGGAAGCACGGATGGCTGTAAAACAAAAAGTGGCACTTAGTGGCAACGAACTAATAGTAAAATTTGATAATCACCTAATAAAAAAGAAAGTGAAGCTAATAAACCCCAACACAAAAAGGCCTTCAGGTACACAAGAAGATACGACAGGTGAATGTCAACCACAACCTAAGAAGGCCAAATTAAATGAAGCATTGGTCAAACCAAATAAGGCAATTGGTGAAAGTGAGTCAATACAAAAGGAGACAAAAAGAGCAAATACCACAAAAAATGGAAGATCTGAAAAAAGAAGTAAAAATGTAAATTCTGTTAAAACATCAAATAAGCGTAAAATGTCATAA
- the vsg gene encoding LOW QUALITY PROTEIN: visgun (The sequence of the model RefSeq protein was modified relative to this genomic sequence to represent the inferred CDS: substituted 1 base at 1 genomic stop codon), with amino-acid sequence MKSSVFAVFLLVGLFIAPLHCEGGAKELPEETTSTKTTIIDEPPSNTTQTPDDTTPPNTTTSSTTTTTTPATTTTTPATTTTTPASTTTSTTTPASTTTSTTTPATTTTPATTTNPPITTVSPNTTTTTPAPSPTPIPPCRRFDGPSFIGGIVLTLGLLAIGLVAYKFYKARNERNYHTLXAATAFTSAFNAASNAGIGSGASNVSHADAERVRFVPAIPLRSPPSPPPPPPTQQTNRQSSPAHERLLYT; translated from the exons ATGAAGTCATCAGTTTTTGCTGTTTTCCTTTTGGTGGGACTCTTTATCGCCCCCTTGCATTGTGAAG GAGGTGCAAAAGAATTACCAGAGGAAACAACATCCACAAAAACCACAATTATTGATGAACCACCTTCAAATACAACCCAAACCCCGGACGACACAACTCCACCTAATACTACTACATCATCCACAACAACTACTACAACTCCAGCTACTACTACTACAACCCCAGCTACTACTACTACAACTCCAGCTAGTACTACAACTTCTACTACAACACCAGCTAGTACTACAACTTCTACTACAACTCCAGCAACTACTACAACTCCAGCAACTACTACAAATCCACCCATTACTACCGTATCTCCCAATACCACAACGACGACACCAGCCCCATCTCCAACACCAATACCGCCATGTCGTCGCTTTGATGGTCCATCTTTCATTGGTGGTATTGTATTAACTTTAGGTCTATTAGCTATTGGCTTAGTAGCATACAAATTCTATAAGGCTCGCAATGAGCGAAATTATCATACACTTTGAGCCGCCACTGCTTTCACGTCTGCTTTTAATGCGGCCAGCAATGCTGGAATAGGATCTGGTGCTTCTAACGTATCTCACGCAGATGCCGAAAGAGTGCGTTTTGTTCCGGCAATTCCATTACGATCTCCACCgtcgccaccaccaccacccccGACGCAGCAGACAAATCGGCAATCATCTCCAGCCCATGAAAGGCTGTtgtatacataa
- the LOC142235216 gene encoding nudC domain-containing protein 3, translated as MEEHDTRRIHCILSEILEEKKSLTGFLDAIFEFLSQKTDFYHIQRTNDDKQGFPPGIKEEILLSCMQKYENVNFLFPTPNEAPPAINEIEVETDDCIAVEHIELKDKSKSEGEKCEPRTKFSKCDYRNGNKFEKYCWSQTLNDVELFLLLPINVTSAKHVKLNLKSNFISIKCINPREEELLAGETWSKFKHNDVVWTIADGQLILSFDKTKQGWWDKLLLQEQSIDVKTLDTDRPVEEFPDETQKVIEKIQTQRMFGSEVEDSHINNVSLSKSEQLARLKQAWNAENSPFKGQPFDPASIQFS; from the exons ATGGAGGAACATGATACTAGACGAATTCACTGCATCTTAAGTGAAATACTTGAAGAAAAGAAGTCATTAACTGGTTTTCTGGatgctatttttgaatttttgagtcaAAA aacaGATTTCTACCATATTCAGAGGACAAATGATGATAAACAAGGATTTCCACCGGGAATTAAAGAGGAAATACTTCTTAGTTGTATGCAAAAGTATGAAAacgtaaattttttattccccACGCCTAATGAGGCACCTCCGGCCATAAATGAAATTGAGGTGGAAACGGACGATTGCATTGCTGTAGAACATATTGAACTGAAAGATAAATCGAAAAGCGAAGGCGAGAAGTGTGAACCAAGGACAAAGTTTTCGAAGTGTGAttatagaaatggaaataaGTTCGAAAAATACTGTTGGTCTCAAACTTTAAACGATGTGGAATTATTTCTTCTCCTTCCCATCAATGTTACATCTGCAAAACATGTTAAATTGAATCTTAAATCAAACTTCATATCAATTAAATGTATTAACCCCAGAGAAGAGGAATTATTAGCCGGAGAGACTTGGAGTAAATTTAAGCACAATGATGTAGTGTGGACAATTGCAGATGGACAactaattttgagttttg ATAAAACAAAACAAGGATGGTGGGACAAGCTGTTACTGCAAGAGCAGTCTATTGATGTTAAAACTTTGGATACGGATAGACCCGTGGAAGAATTCCCAGATGAGACCCAAAAAGTGATCGAGAAAATACAGACGCAGCGGATGTTTGGGTCAGAAGTCGAAGACAGTCATATAAATAACGTTAGTCTAAGTAAGAGTGAACAATTAGCTCGCTTGAAACAAGCTTGGAATGCTGAAAACTCTCCATTTAAAGGTCAGCCATTTGACCCAGCTTCAATACAGTTTAGTTGA
- the RpL8 gene encoding ribosomal protein L8, which produces MGRVIRAQRKGAGSVFKAHVHHRKGAAKLRSLDYAERNGYIRGVVKEIIHDPGRGAPLAVIHFRDPYRYKIRKELLIAPEGMHTGQFVYCGRKATLQIGNVMPVSQMPEGTIICNLEEKTGDRGRLARTSGNYATVIAHNPDTKKTRVKLPSGAKKVVPSANRAMVGIVAGGGRIDKPILKAGRAYHKYKVKRNSWPKVRGVAMNPVEHPHGGGNHQHIGKASTVKRGTSAGRKVGLIAARRTGRIRGGKGDTKDK; this is translated from the exons ATGGGTCGCGTAATTCGTGCACAACGTAAAGGTGCTGGGTCCGTTTTCAAGGCCCATGTCCACCATCGCAAAGGAGCGGCTAAATTGAGATCTTTGGATTATGCCGAGCGCAATGGATACATTCGCGGAGTTGTCAAg gaAATCATTCACGACCCTGGTCGTGGAGCTCCTTTAGCCGTCATCCACTTCCGTGACCCCTACCGCTACAAGATCCGTAAGGAGCTTCTCATTGCCCCCGAAGGTATGCACACTGGACAGTTCGTCTATTGTGGTCGCAAAGCCACTCTCCAGATTGGAAACGTAATGCCCGTTTCCCAAATGCCTGAAGGTACCATCATTTGCAATTTGGAGGAAAAAACCGGTGATCGTGGCCGTTTGGCACGTACCTCCGGAAACTATGCTACCGTCATTGCCCATAATCCAGACACCAAGAAGACACGTGTGAAGTTGCCATCTGGTGCCAAGAAAGTGGTTCCTTCCGCCAATCGTGCTATGGTTGGTATTGTTGCCGGTGGTGGTCGTATCGACAAACCTATTTTGAAGGCTGGCCGTGCTTACCACAAGTACAAGGTCAAGCGTAACAGTTGGCCAAAGGTTCGTGGTGTTGCTATGAACCCTGTTGAGCATCCTCACGGTGGTGGTAACCATCAACATATTGGTAAAGCCTCGACAGTTAAACGTGGTACCTCTGCTGGTCGCAAAGTCGGTCTCATTGCTGCCCGTCGTACCGGTAGAATTCGTGGTGGTAAGGGCGATACCAAGGATAAGTAG